One Candidatus Woesearchaeota archaeon DNA window includes the following coding sequences:
- a CDS encoding NUDIX domain-containing protein, whose translation MEMVDIVDEEDNVIDTVPKQQAHDMVLLHRGAAALVFNSKGGILVHKRASIKGIYPGFYDMFVGGWVQHGEDYREAAMREVEEEVGIKDPDLRFLFKHRYTCEIDDYFVEIFSCIYDGGLKLQEDEVAEAYFVTIDQLEGMFKTKEFCPDSLEIFNEYKRRKEKGIL comes from the coding sequence ATGGAGATGGTTGATATTGTGGATGAGGAAGATAATGTCATAGACACAGTGCCTAAGCAGCAGGCCCATGATATGGTCTTGCTCCATCGCGGTGCTGCTGCATTGGTGTTCAACTCGAAAGGCGGGATCCTTGTCCATAAGAGAGCCTCAATCAAGGGCATCTACCCTGGCTTTTATGATATGTTCGTCGGTGGTTGGGTCCAGCATGGAGAGGATTATAGGGAAGCTGCGATGAGGGAAGTTGAGGAAGAGGTCGGCATTAAGGATCCGGATCTCAGGTTCTTGTTCAAGCATCGCTACACCTGCGAGATCGATGATTATTTTGTGGAGATATTCTCCTGCATATATGATGGTGGCCTGAAGCTGCAGGAAGATGAGGTGGCAGAGGCTTATTTTGTCACAATTGACCAGCTTGAGGGGATGTTCAAAACAAAGGAATTCTGCCCTGATTCTCTGGAGATTTTCAATGAATACAAGCGAAGGAAAGAAAAGGGTATTCTTTGA
- a CDS encoding radical SAM protein has product MNTSEGKKRVFFERAIFISWYCAKGDCKFCYMSTQKDKIADPGRARRSTPSILAEAILAKKLNWKIEFISGGIHSFSKKELVSLLNHVYNIYGEKLWLNLGVLDEDLIRQLLPITEGICSTVECINPVVHDQVCPSKPLSEVLEQFRICDRYNLKKSITIIIGLGESEDDIPLLIDFIRDHGISKMTFYALNPIRGTIFKKGPDKDYFLRWIKETRAACPDLHIVAGHWVDRVDYIREMIIAGADSITKYPAFRLFGSSHSKELERNIGSDFASNLTEMPDFDVDKELKKYGFEDRLNSQVKGKIERYLEVMRKGERK; this is encoded by the coding sequence ATGAATACAAGCGAAGGAAAGAAAAGGGTATTCTTTGAGCGCGCCATCTTCATCTCTTGGTACTGCGCCAAGGGCGACTGCAAGTTCTGCTATATGTCGACGCAGAAAGATAAGATTGCGGATCCAGGCAGGGCCAGGAGATCAACCCCTTCGATCCTGGCAGAGGCTATTCTTGCAAAGAAGTTGAACTGGAAGATTGAGTTCATCTCTGGCGGGATCCATTCATTCTCAAAGAAAGAGCTGGTTTCTCTCCTTAACCATGTATACAATATCTACGGAGAGAAGCTCTGGCTGAACCTCGGTGTCTTGGATGAAGACCTGATAAGGCAGCTCCTGCCGATAACAGAAGGCATATGTTCCACTGTCGAATGCATAAATCCTGTTGTCCACGACCAGGTCTGCCCTTCCAAGCCGCTCAGCGAGGTATTGGAGCAGTTCAGGATCTGCGATAGGTACAATCTGAAGAAATCCATTACCATTATCATCGGACTTGGTGAATCAGAAGATGATATTCCTTTGCTCATCGATTTCATAAGGGATCATGGCATATCCAAGATGACTTTCTACGCATTGAATCCCATCAGAGGCACGATTTTCAAGAAAGGCCCTGATAAGGATTATTTTCTCAGATGGATAAAAGAGACAAGAGCAGCCTGTCCTGATCTGCATATTGTTGCCGGCCATTGGGTTGACAGGGTTGATTATATCAGGGAGATGATTATTGCAGGTGCTGATTCTATCACTAAATACCCTGCTTTCAGGCTTTTCGGCTCTTCTCATTCAAAAGAATTGGAAAGGAATATCGGATCTGATTTTGCAAGCAATCTGACAGAGATGCCTGATTTTGACGTCGATAAGGAACTCAAGAAGTATGGTTTTGAAGACAGGCTCAATTCTCAGGTCAAGGGAAAGATAGAAAGGTATCTGGAAGTCATGAGGAAAGGTGAGAGGAAATAA
- a CDS encoding ribosome biogenesis/translation initiation ATPase RLI translates to MTRIAVIDNTKLKDMDKKKHIQSLCPVNRRGEECIYFQGEKLFIAESLCIGCGICSNTAPEAIHIINLPEALKEEPIHRYGQNEFALYSLPTPIFGKVVGVIGKNGIGKSTAIKVFAGVLKPNLGNHSKEAGYDDLIQFFKGTESQLFFDKMKKGEIKVSYKPQKVDDIPKVFSGTVRELLKKVDDKNKLDEITEKLDLKKVLENDVKKISGGELQRVAIAACVLRDANLYIFDEPTSYLDIKQRLNAAKFIRELADEKTSVLVVEHDLIILDYMTDLIHIMYGKPGAYGIVSQPKATRTGMNVYLSGYLKEENVRFRDKKIEFHLRPPFSKKKLTTLTEWKNLKKKLGNFELRAEEGGLHKQNVVGVLGENGIGKTTFVRILAGADEKDSGEITQKIKVSYKPQYLETGSVPVIAVLKDAMQHKELMTPLQIEPLLYKNLNELSGGELQRVAITRCLSTEADLFLLDEPSAYLDAEQRLVVSKVIRDFMELKDKTALVVDHDLLFVDYLSDELVVFTGEPAVEGDVNGPYPMEEGMNMFLHDIGLTFRRDDESHRPRANKPGSQMDRKQRSEGKLYY, encoded by the coding sequence ATGACAAGGATAGCTGTAATAGACAATACAAAACTGAAAGACATGGACAAGAAGAAGCACATCCAAAGCCTCTGCCCGGTGAACAGGAGAGGAGAAGAGTGCATATATTTCCAGGGAGAAAAGCTCTTCATAGCAGAGAGCCTGTGCATCGGATGCGGGATCTGCAGCAATACAGCTCCAGAAGCAATACACATAATCAACCTCCCAGAAGCCCTGAAGGAAGAACCCATCCACAGATACGGCCAGAATGAATTTGCCCTCTATTCCCTGCCGACGCCGATCTTCGGCAAAGTCGTCGGAGTGATCGGAAAGAACGGAATAGGAAAATCGACTGCAATCAAGGTCTTTGCAGGAGTCCTCAAGCCAAACCTGGGGAATCACAGCAAGGAAGCCGGCTATGATGACCTGATACAATTCTTCAAAGGCACAGAATCACAGCTCTTCTTCGACAAGATGAAAAAGGGCGAGATAAAGGTGAGCTACAAGCCCCAGAAAGTCGATGATATACCGAAGGTATTCTCCGGGACAGTCAGGGAGCTCCTGAAGAAAGTCGACGATAAGAACAAGCTCGACGAGATAACAGAAAAGCTTGACCTGAAGAAAGTGCTGGAGAATGACGTCAAGAAAATATCCGGGGGAGAGCTCCAGCGCGTCGCAATAGCGGCATGCGTGCTCAGGGATGCGAACCTTTACATCTTCGACGAGCCCACATCGTACCTCGACATAAAACAAAGGCTCAATGCCGCAAAATTCATAAGAGAGCTTGCAGACGAGAAAACATCAGTCCTTGTGGTAGAGCATGACCTCATAATACTCGACTACATGACAGACCTCATCCACATAATGTACGGAAAGCCGGGGGCATACGGCATAGTATCGCAGCCGAAAGCGACAAGGACAGGCATGAATGTCTACCTGAGCGGCTATCTCAAAGAAGAGAATGTGAGATTCAGGGACAAGAAGATAGAATTCCATCTCAGACCGCCATTCAGCAAGAAGAAACTGACAACCCTCACAGAATGGAAAAACCTGAAGAAAAAACTCGGCAATTTCGAGCTGAGGGCTGAGGAAGGGGGGCTGCACAAGCAGAATGTCGTGGGCGTGCTCGGAGAGAACGGGATAGGAAAAACCACCTTTGTCAGGATCCTGGCAGGAGCAGACGAGAAGGACTCCGGAGAGATAACACAGAAGATCAAGGTGTCATACAAGCCCCAATACCTAGAGACAGGATCAGTGCCTGTCATCGCAGTCCTGAAGGATGCAATGCAACACAAGGAACTGATGACACCATTGCAGATAGAGCCACTGCTCTACAAGAACCTCAATGAACTGTCAGGAGGGGAGCTGCAAAGAGTGGCCATAACAAGATGCCTGAGCACAGAAGCAGACCTGTTCCTCCTGGATGAACCATCAGCATACCTTGATGCAGAGCAAAGGCTGGTTGTCTCAAAAGTGATACGGGACTTCATGGAGCTGAAAGACAAGACCGCCCTTGTCGTAGACCACGACCTGCTCTTTGTAGATTATCTATCAGATGAACTGGTGGTATTCACAGGGGAACCTGCTGTGGAAGGCGATGTGAACGGGCCTTATCCTATGGAAGAAGGGATGAACATGTTCCTGCATGACATCGGACTTACATTCAGGAGAGATGATGAGAGCCATCGCCCGCGCGCAAACAAGCCAGGATCCCAGATGGACAGGAAACAGAGATCAGAAGGAAAACTCTATTATTAA
- a CDS encoding DUF1461 domain-containing protein has protein sequence MKSLKIALIILVLSICALLLFSNTKSNIFNEEYYHQEFEKLGVYDKINKSTADSAVTNLHEYFKNKAELDEFWDESEKSHMHDVKELIRRGVYLYYGLIIMIIILLYLIYLLKPEEYFFNISIAFIMAGAAIGASQIITYSLSKNFESIFIKFHEIFFPQGNWMFGSGNMIQLFPEQFFMDMSIKILHDTLMSGLLLLILGIAGIIYHRTKKSQEQSHPSKDAVKSPGKHQ, from the coding sequence ATGAAATCCCTTAAAATCGCATTAATCATTCTGGTCCTTTCAATATGTGCACTGCTTCTCTTCAGCAATACAAAAAGCAACATCTTCAATGAAGAATATTACCACCAAGAATTCGAAAAGCTGGGGGTATATGATAAAATAAACAAAAGCACGGCAGACAGCGCAGTCACTAATCTCCATGAATATTTCAAGAACAAGGCAGAGCTGGATGAATTCTGGGATGAATCAGAGAAGAGCCATATGCATGATGTCAAAGAATTAATCAGGCGAGGTGTGTACCTTTATTATGGGCTGATAATAATGATCATAATATTGCTATATCTCATCTATCTGCTGAAACCAGAAGAGTATTTCTTCAACATAAGCATAGCATTCATAATGGCCGGAGCAGCAATAGGGGCATCCCAGATAATAACCTACTCACTCAGCAAGAACTTTGAAAGCATATTCATAAAGTTCCATGAGATATTCTTCCCCCAGGGGAACTGGATGTTCGGCTCTGGGAACATGATACAACTTTTTCCAGAGCAGTTCTTCATGGACATGAGCATAAAAATACTCCATGATACGCTGATGAGCGGGCTGCTGCTGCTTATCCTCGGAATAGCCGGGATCATATACCATAGGACTAAGAAATCACAAGAACAATCTCACCCTTCAAAGGATGCTGTGAAATCTCCTGGCAAACATCAATGA